One region of Luteolibacter rhizosphaerae genomic DNA includes:
- a CDS encoding BatA domain-containing protein, with protein MTFLQQSMLWGLLAASIPIIIHLLNRRRHKTVMWAAMQFLLKATRESRGKKKLRHILILTCRALGVAALVTAAARPLVSGLLGWGGGKPDLVVLILDRSASMEATPHSGTVPRRELALERIRDALADLGGTRLVLLDSASGQPQEVPSPDVLNQISTTTATDTTADFSTLASRAAEYLIETPGRAEVWIASDLQKSNWKPDNDRWTSVRAALASLPQPPKLRILSLGGEPSPNQAIRILSSRRAGNELVLDIEITRSEDSTAPLNLPLSSTMNGVRNMTNVTLAGQNFRFRKSLPIPPNQESGYGWLSIPGDGNLRDNAAFFAYGPSRPVKSLLVAPPGEATEYLSIAIAPGGHGGQSVERKDPAQLSRLELEDVAAVFWAAPLPTGQLSESLNRFLVDGGELVFFAPQGESNAEFLGIKWSAITTSEAGKFFILDSWDHEDGLLRDGLDGTPIPADRFKALKRRLPEGEAAVLARWDDGKTFITRRVVDRGTAWFVGSQPDYTWSNLGDADVLLPVVQRAIAEGAERFDAGYLANIGSRAAAPRPGESRTRLDDYGAPVPANEAFEAGIHRFGERTMALNRPAAEDDPEIMTREMLNNTLEGTGFSLFEDSRTTVSASSGPSDIWRGFLVAMLCFLISEALLCLPKRSSQATAEPGTRNPPVKA; from the coding sequence ATGACTTTCCTTCAACAATCGATGCTCTGGGGGCTGCTCGCGGCCAGCATCCCCATCATCATTCATCTGCTGAACCGCAGGCGGCACAAGACCGTCATGTGGGCGGCGATGCAGTTCCTGCTCAAGGCGACGCGGGAATCCCGGGGAAAGAAGAAGCTCCGCCACATTCTCATTCTTACTTGCCGCGCCCTCGGAGTGGCCGCGCTTGTCACGGCTGCCGCGCGTCCGCTCGTCAGCGGGCTACTCGGCTGGGGCGGTGGCAAGCCCGACCTCGTGGTCCTCATCCTCGACCGCTCCGCCAGCATGGAAGCCACGCCGCATTCCGGCACCGTGCCCCGACGCGAGCTCGCCCTCGAGCGCATCCGCGATGCCTTGGCCGATCTCGGCGGCACGCGGCTCGTCTTGCTCGATAGCGCCTCCGGCCAGCCACAGGAGGTCCCCAGCCCGGATGTCCTGAACCAGATTTCCACCACCACGGCCACCGATACCACCGCGGACTTCTCCACGCTCGCGAGCCGCGCCGCCGAGTATCTCATCGAGACACCCGGTCGCGCCGAAGTCTGGATCGCCTCCGACTTGCAGAAGTCGAATTGGAAGCCGGATAATGATCGCTGGACCTCCGTCCGCGCCGCGCTCGCCTCGCTGCCGCAGCCGCCAAAGCTCCGCATCCTCTCGCTCGGCGGCGAGCCTTCGCCGAACCAAGCCATCCGCATCCTGTCCTCCCGCCGCGCCGGCAACGAACTGGTGCTCGATATCGAGATCACCCGCAGCGAGGACTCTACGGCACCGCTCAATCTACCGCTCAGCTCGACGATGAACGGTGTCCGCAACATGACGAATGTCACGCTGGCCGGACAAAACTTCCGTTTCCGCAAGTCCCTGCCCATCCCGCCCAACCAGGAGTCCGGCTACGGTTGGCTCTCGATTCCCGGCGATGGCAACCTGCGCGACAACGCGGCCTTCTTCGCCTACGGACCTTCACGCCCCGTGAAGAGCCTGCTGGTCGCACCACCCGGCGAGGCTACGGAATACCTTTCGATCGCCATCGCCCCGGGTGGCCATGGCGGTCAATCGGTAGAACGCAAGGATCCCGCCCAACTCTCGCGCCTCGAGCTCGAAGATGTGGCCGCCGTCTTCTGGGCTGCCCCGCTTCCCACCGGACAACTCTCCGAATCACTCAACCGCTTCCTCGTCGATGGCGGGGAGCTCGTCTTCTTCGCGCCGCAGGGCGAGAGCAACGCCGAGTTCCTCGGGATCAAATGGTCGGCCATTACCACATCGGAAGCGGGCAAGTTCTTCATCCTCGATTCCTGGGATCACGAGGATGGTCTCCTGCGCGATGGCCTCGATGGCACGCCCATCCCCGCTGATCGCTTCAAGGCCCTCAAGCGGCGCCTTCCCGAGGGCGAGGCCGCCGTGCTCGCCCGCTGGGATGATGGCAAGACCTTCATCACCCGTCGCGTGGTCGACCGCGGCACCGCGTGGTTCGTCGGCTCACAGCCGGACTACACTTGGTCGAATCTCGGCGATGCCGACGTGCTGCTCCCCGTCGTGCAACGCGCGATCGCTGAAGGTGCCGAGCGCTTCGATGCCGGCTATCTCGCGAACATCGGCAGCCGGGCCGCCGCACCGCGCCCCGGCGAATCCCGCACCCGTCTCGATGACTACGGCGCGCCCGTACCCGCGAATGAAGCCTTCGAAGCTGGCATCCATCGCTTCGGTGAGCGCACCATGGCCCTCAACCGCCCCGCCGCAGAAGATGATCCGGAGATCATGACCCGCGAGATGCTGAACAACACGCTCGAGGGCACCGGCTTCAGCTTGTTCGAGGACAGCCGCACCACCGTCTCCGCCTCCAGTGGCCCCAGCGATATCTGGCGCGGCTTCCTTGTCGCCATGCTATGCTTCCTGATCTCGGAGGCCCTGCTCTGCCTGCCGAAACGGAGCAGCCAAGCCACGGCCGAACCCGGCACACGGAATCCCCCGGTGAAAGCATGA
- a CDS encoding DUF58 domain-containing protein, with protein MKYDFLDSGMLARLGAIPLETRQPMIGNVAGKHRSPHRGSSVEFAEYRKYVAGDDTRRLDWKAFARSDRFYIKEFEADTNLRAYFVVDASGSMKFHGQGESKIAYANRIAASLAYLLVNQGDAAGLSVCTDKLHLEVPPSRRPAHLQHIFETLGKLEPSGDTGLVAALHVIAEKISQRAFVVILSDLFTDSQAFSDALQHLRYRKHDICVFHLMDPQELGFEFDRPHRFVDMEDGTSLVVEPNLISDEYHSALRDFLTTTRNKCHDAAADYQLVPTNTPLEPLLREFLTARLPKKGHS; from the coding sequence ATGAAATACGACTTCCTCGATAGCGGCATGCTCGCCCGGCTTGGTGCGATCCCATTGGAGACGCGCCAACCGATGATCGGCAACGTGGCGGGCAAACACCGCTCCCCGCACCGCGGCTCTTCCGTCGAGTTCGCGGAGTACCGCAAATACGTCGCAGGCGACGACACCCGCCGCCTCGACTGGAAGGCCTTCGCGCGCTCGGACCGATTCTACATCAAGGAATTCGAGGCCGATACCAACCTGCGCGCCTACTTCGTGGTCGATGCCTCCGGCTCGATGAAGTTCCATGGCCAAGGCGAATCGAAGATCGCCTACGCCAACCGCATCGCCGCCTCCCTCGCTTACTTGCTGGTGAACCAAGGCGATGCCGCCGGCCTCTCGGTCTGCACGGACAAGCTCCACCTCGAAGTCCCGCCGAGCCGTCGCCCTGCCCATCTGCAACACATCTTCGAGACTCTCGGCAAGCTGGAGCCTTCCGGCGATACCGGCCTGGTCGCCGCCCTGCATGTCATTGCGGAGAAGATCAGCCAGCGCGCCTTCGTCGTCATCCTCTCGGATCTCTTCACCGACTCGCAGGCCTTCTCGGATGCGCTCCAGCATCTGCGCTACCGCAAGCACGACATTTGCGTCTTCCACCTCATGGACCCGCAGGAGCTCGGCTTCGAGTTCGATCGCCCCCACCGCTTCGTCGACATGGAGGACGGCACCTCGCTCGTGGTGGAGCCGAATCTCATCTCGGATGAGTACCACAGCGCCCTGCGCGACTTCCTGACAACAACGCGCAACAAGTGCCACGACGCCGCCGCGGACTACCAGCTGGTCCCGACAAACACCCCGCTCGAGCCCCTGCTCCGTGAGTTCCTCACCGCGCGCCTTCCGAAGAAGGGGCATTCATAG
- a CDS encoding four helix bundle protein, whose amino-acid sequence MRHQIPEARTKTREMHSHNFENLEVWKRGCRLAVNVCVGSHGSRDFALKDQIQRSAISIPSNIAEGSERPSIADFCRFLGYSKGSCGELRTQLMIHREACRELGIEPFAKTEGMIEETGEISRMLAGLIQKIGSSS is encoded by the coding sequence ATGAGACACCAGATACCAGAGGCCAGAACCAAGACACGAGAGATGCACTCACACAATTTTGAGAATCTAGAAGTGTGGAAGAGAGGCTGCCGATTGGCTGTGAATGTTTGTGTAGGATCTCACGGCTCCCGTGACTTCGCACTCAAGGATCAGATCCAACGTTCCGCCATTTCGATTCCGTCGAATATTGCAGAAGGGTCGGAACGTCCTAGCATCGCCGACTTCTGCCGCTTTCTGGGCTACAGCAAGGGGTCCTGTGGAGAACTGAGAACTCAGTTGATGATTCACCGTGAAGCTTGTCGTGAGCTGGGAATCGAGCCCTTTGCGAAGACCGAAGGAATGATCGAGGAGACTGGCGAGATCTCACGCATGCTTGCAGGCCTGATTCAGAAAATCGGTTCGAGCTCTTAG
- a CDS encoding AAA family ATPase, translated as MEETSAAPDTHTDHQLPPDDVAAIDQLGKTYAALKAELGKAIIGQDKVIEQLAICLFARGHALLMGVPGLAKTLLVSSVARTFDLTFNRIQFTPDLMPADITGTDIIQESGVGGRREFEFVRGPVFANIVLADEINRAPAKTQSAMLEAMQELKVTVLGRSYDLQPPFFVLATQNPVEQEGTYPLPEAQLDRFMFLIEVDYPSAEEEKRIARETTGTARAALNHLLDGHAVMAYQQLVRRVPVPEHLYDYAVSIVRKTRPGTPEAPAWIKDYVAWGAGPRAVQYLILGAKSRAALRGSYMASIEDLEEVAIPVLGHRVITNFAAESQGMTSKKVVERLVAEMRDE; from the coding sequence ATGGAAGAGACCAGCGCTGCCCCCGACACCCACACGGACCACCAACTCCCCCCCGACGATGTCGCGGCGATCGACCAGCTCGGAAAAACCTACGCCGCACTCAAGGCGGAACTCGGCAAGGCCATCATCGGCCAAGACAAGGTCATCGAGCAGCTCGCCATCTGCCTCTTCGCCCGCGGCCACGCCCTGCTGATGGGCGTCCCTGGTCTGGCCAAGACCCTGCTCGTCTCCTCGGTCGCCAGGACCTTCGACCTGACATTCAACCGCATCCAGTTCACCCCGGACCTGATGCCCGCGGACATCACCGGCACGGACATCATCCAAGAGTCCGGCGTCGGCGGCCGGCGCGAGTTCGAGTTCGTCCGCGGCCCGGTCTTCGCGAATATCGTGCTCGCGGACGAAATCAACCGTGCCCCGGCCAAGACCCAGTCCGCCATGCTGGAGGCCATGCAGGAGCTCAAGGTGACGGTTCTCGGTCGTAGTTACGATCTCCAGCCGCCCTTCTTCGTCCTCGCCACCCAGAACCCGGTCGAACAGGAAGGCACCTACCCCCTGCCGGAAGCCCAGCTCGACCGCTTCATGTTCCTGATCGAGGTGGACTACCCCAGCGCGGAGGAGGAAAAGCGCATCGCCCGCGAGACCACCGGCACCGCCCGTGCCGCTCTGAATCACCTGCTCGATGGCCATGCCGTGATGGCATATCAGCAGCTAGTCCGCCGTGTGCCGGTGCCAGAACACCTCTACGACTACGCCGTCTCCATCGTCCGCAAGACCCGCCCCGGCACACCGGAGGCCCCGGCATGGATCAAGGACTACGTCGCTTGGGGCGCCGGACCGCGCGCCGTGCAGTATCTCATTCTCGGAGCCAAATCCCGCGCCGCCCTCCGTGGCAGCTACATGGCCAGCATCGAGGATTTGGAAGAAGTCGCCATCCCCGTCCTCGGACACCGGGTGATCACGAACTTCGCCGCCGAGTCCCAAGGCATGACCTCCAAGAAGGTGGTGGAGCGGCTGGTTGCGGAGATGAGGGACGAATGA
- a CDS encoding 3-keto-disaccharide hydrolase, with product MKSLAWALVLAGSAMAAPEAVSLFNGKDLTGWNSAKGGEPGKGWEVKDGVIHRAGGGGDLVSEKEYADFELEFEWKISKGGNSGVKYRLRKTPAGWIGAEYQVLDDAGHPNGKVADTSAGSLYEVIPAAKEKDLKPAGEWNTSKVVAKGNTLEHWLNGKLTLKIDTGSKEWAAGKKASKFAKVEGFAEAGAGRILLQDHGDEVWFRAIRIKEL from the coding sequence ATGAAGTCACTCGCATGGGCATTGGTATTGGCTGGATCCGCGATGGCGGCTCCGGAAGCGGTTTCCCTCTTTAACGGCAAGGACCTGACGGGCTGGAACTCGGCCAAGGGCGGCGAGCCCGGCAAAGGCTGGGAGGTGAAGGACGGGGTGATCCATCGCGCTGGTGGTGGAGGGGATCTGGTCTCCGAGAAGGAGTATGCGGACTTCGAGCTGGAGTTTGAGTGGAAGATCTCGAAGGGCGGGAACAGCGGGGTGAAATACCGCCTGCGGAAGACCCCGGCCGGCTGGATCGGGGCGGAGTATCAGGTTCTGGACGATGCCGGGCACCCGAACGGCAAGGTGGCGGACACCAGCGCAGGCTCGCTCTACGAGGTGATTCCCGCTGCCAAGGAGAAGGACCTCAAGCCCGCGGGGGAGTGGAACACCTCGAAGGTGGTTGCCAAGGGCAACACCCTGGAGCACTGGCTGAACGGCAAGCTGACGCTGAAGATCGACACTGGCAGCAAGGAGTGGGCGGCCGGGAAGAAGGCTAGCAAGTTCGCGAAGGTTGAAGGTTTCGCCGAGGCCGGGGCGGGGCGGATTTTGCTCCAGGACCATGGTGACGAGGTCTGGTTCCGCGCCATCCGGATCAAAGAGCTCTAA
- the rpsM gene encoding 30S ribosomal protein S13 — protein sequence MARIFGIEIPNEKRIEASLQYMYGIGSTTAGRILEQSGIDPDIRTGQLTEDQLVKIATVIQSQGIIIEGDLRREKQAQLKRLTSINCYRGIRHKRGLPVRGQRTRTNARTRKGKRRTVGVKK from the coding sequence ATGGCACGTATTTTCGGTATCGAAATTCCCAACGAGAAGCGCATCGAAGCGTCGTTGCAGTACATGTACGGCATCGGTTCGACCACCGCCGGCCGTATTCTCGAGCAATCCGGCATTGATCCGGACATCCGCACCGGTCAGCTGACCGAAGACCAGCTCGTGAAGATCGCTACCGTGATCCAGAGCCAAGGCATCATCATCGAAGGTGACCTTCGCCGTGAGAAGCAGGCTCAGCTCAAGCGCCTTACCTCGATCAACTGCTACCGTGGCATCCGCCACAAGCGCGGTCTGCCCGTCCGCGGCCAGCGCACCCGCACCAATGCCCGTACCCGCAAGGGCAAGCGCCGCACGGTGGGCGTGAAGAAGTAA
- the rpsK gene encoding 30S ribosomal protein S11, producing MADEETNTPAPEAAAAPAAAATPAAPAPAAPQAEEAVAPKKDDKKRDIFAEIAGAEETQIKVHKAKGSKNISRGIVHVTATFNNTIVSVTDSNGNTLGWSSAGKMGFKGSRKSTAYAAQVVSQDACRQAMGHGLKEAEVRVKGPGSGRESAVRAVQALGIELLAIKDVTPIPHNGCRPKKARRV from the coding sequence ATGGCTGACGAAGAAACCAACACACCGGCACCGGAAGCCGCCGCGGCTCCTGCTGCCGCTGCGACCCCGGCTGCTCCCGCTCCCGCCGCGCCGCAGGCTGAAGAAGCCGTCGCTCCCAAGAAGGACGACAAGAAGCGCGACATTTTCGCCGAGATCGCCGGCGCCGAGGAAACCCAGATCAAGGTCCACAAGGCCAAGGGTTCCAAGAACATCTCCCGTGGCATCGTCCACGTGACCGCCACCTTCAACAACACCATCGTCAGCGTGACCGACTCGAACGGTAACACGCTCGGCTGGTCGAGCGCCGGCAAGATGGGCTTCAAGGGTTCCCGCAAGAGCACGGCCTACGCCGCTCAGGTGGTGTCCCAGGATGCCTGTCGCCAAGCGATGGGCCACGGTCTGAAGGAAGCCGAAGTCCGCGTGAAGGGCCCGGGTTCCGGTCGCGAGTCCGCCGTCCGTGCCGTGCAAGCGCTCGGTATCGAACTGCTGGCGATCAAGGACGTCACCCCGATCCCGCACAACGGTTGCCGTCCGAAGAAGGCGCGCCGCGTCTAA
- the rpsD gene encoding 30S ribosomal protein S4, whose protein sequence is MARYTGPTTKISRRFGVALFGSSKSLERRNFPPGQHGLRAGRKKKSDYSVALGEKQKLRFQYGVLEKQFRGYYEEAARRRGVTGEILLQLLELRLDNVCYRLGFGNSRQAARQLVNHGHVLVNGKRVDIASYQVKPGDKIKVGGKPSSQQLALRMIDLTQSSPLADWLTLDKEALEGTISRIPDKADINPLVNEQLIVELYSR, encoded by the coding sequence ATGGCTCGCTATACCGGTCCTACCACCAAGATCAGCCGCCGCTTCGGCGTGGCTCTCTTCGGTTCCTCGAAGTCGCTCGAGCGCCGCAATTTCCCGCCGGGCCAGCACGGCCTGCGCGCTGGACGCAAAAAGAAGAGCGACTACTCCGTCGCCCTTGGCGAAAAGCAGAAGCTTCGCTTCCAATACGGAGTGCTCGAAAAGCAATTCCGCGGTTACTATGAAGAAGCCGCCCGCCGTCGTGGTGTGACCGGCGAGATCCTCCTCCAGCTTCTGGAGCTGCGTCTCGACAACGTCTGCTACCGCCTCGGTTTCGGCAACAGCCGCCAGGCTGCCCGCCAGCTCGTCAACCACGGCCACGTGCTCGTGAATGGCAAGCGCGTGGACATCGCCTCTTACCAAGTGAAGCCGGGTGACAAGATCAAGGTGGGCGGCAAGCCGTCTTCCCAGCAGCTCGCGCTGCGCATGATCGACCTGACCCAGTCCTCCCCGCTGGCCGATTGGCTGACGCTGGACAAGGAGGCGCTCGAAGGCACCATCTCCCGTATCCCGGACAAGGCCGACATCAACCCGCTCGTGAACGAGCAGCTGATCGTCGAACTTTACTCCCGCTAA
- a CDS encoding DUF7133 domain-containing protein yields MRLPTFAAFALGTLSLSAQQGDKKEHGNMDPVVPEDLIPPSPVLPVDQALKSFQIAPGFVIEPVATEPLVEKPVCLDFDPAGRIWVCEMRGYMPDIDGKGESEPLGRISVLEDSDGDGKADKKTVFLDKVLLPRAVCVYNDGILFLDENRLCWQKRDGLTPVGEAVVIDGKFNGGGNVEHKPNGLMPNLDNYLYLAKSDKRLRRNGDKWQIEDTTFRGQWGIARDDWGRLYHNHNSAFLFGESLAPNLLQGNQAVKLKFNDNNALGSNRTWPIRVTPAINRAYMSKENGYKEQTLDPKTHKLINCTAAAGITVYRGTNFPKDWYGMGFSTESCANLVKAIKITEKDGKPGGTHPLGEKEFLASTDERFRPVNVYSAPDGSLYLVDMYHGIIQHKTYQTSYLRQQHLARGLDKPGLGHGRIYRIRSTSGKLEPKTDIAALQGLDLVKMLMHDNAWHRETAQRVLVQRKDAATIPFLEKLAANGSPVARVHAFWTLEGMGALKAQHLAAPLKDKDAKVQASALWATTRLDASELSKLEPILVSLKPAEIEDAPYLARALGPVGTPKALEALAKLLKDESKARFIREAAISGLHGHEAEFKKLADPKDKALAGWLEQGEKNAKPDTQGPGLKGAELASWTRGKALYAGEAVCFSCHGPDGSGVTQLGPPLDGSEWITGKPETLVKILLHGMTGPVTVAGETYTPSTDMPALGMNPMFTDEKIADVMTYVRNEWSNKAPVVTPAEVKKVREATKDRSGRPWTEAELK; encoded by the coding sequence ATGCGCCTACCGACTTTCGCGGCTTTCGCCCTCGGCACCCTGTCTCTTTCCGCCCAGCAGGGCGACAAGAAGGAGCACGGAAATATGGACCCCGTCGTGCCCGAGGACCTCATCCCGCCCTCCCCGGTCCTGCCGGTGGATCAGGCGCTGAAGAGTTTCCAGATCGCCCCGGGATTCGTGATCGAACCGGTGGCCACCGAGCCTTTGGTGGAGAAGCCGGTCTGCCTCGACTTCGATCCCGCGGGCCGCATCTGGGTCTGCGAGATGCGCGGCTACATGCCGGACATCGATGGCAAGGGCGAGAGCGAGCCGCTCGGCCGGATCAGCGTGCTGGAAGACAGCGATGGCGATGGCAAGGCGGACAAGAAAACTGTCTTCCTCGACAAGGTGCTGCTGCCCCGCGCGGTCTGCGTCTACAACGACGGCATTCTCTTCCTCGATGAGAACCGCCTCTGCTGGCAGAAGCGCGATGGCCTGACGCCCGTGGGCGAAGCCGTGGTGATCGATGGCAAGTTCAACGGCGGCGGCAACGTGGAGCACAAGCCGAACGGGCTGATGCCGAATCTGGACAACTACCTCTACCTCGCGAAGTCCGACAAGCGCCTGCGCCGCAATGGCGACAAGTGGCAGATCGAGGACACCACCTTCCGCGGCCAGTGGGGCATCGCCCGCGACGACTGGGGCCGCCTCTACCACAATCACAACTCCGCCTTCCTCTTCGGCGAGAGCCTCGCGCCGAATCTCCTGCAAGGGAACCAGGCGGTGAAGCTGAAGTTCAACGACAACAACGCGCTGGGCAGCAACCGCACCTGGCCGATCCGCGTTACCCCCGCGATCAACCGCGCCTACATGTCGAAGGAGAACGGCTACAAGGAGCAGACCCTCGATCCGAAGACGCACAAGCTGATCAACTGCACCGCGGCGGCGGGCATCACCGTCTATCGCGGCACGAATTTCCCGAAGGACTGGTACGGCATGGGATTCAGCACCGAGTCCTGCGCGAACCTGGTGAAGGCCATCAAGATCACCGAGAAGGACGGCAAGCCCGGCGGCACGCATCCGCTCGGGGAGAAGGAATTCCTGGCCTCCACCGACGAGCGCTTCCGCCCCGTGAACGTCTACTCCGCGCCGGATGGCTCGCTCTACCTGGTGGACATGTATCACGGCATCATCCAGCACAAGACCTACCAGACCAGCTACCTGCGCCAGCAGCACCTTGCCCGCGGCCTCGACAAGCCGGGCTTGGGTCACGGCCGCATCTACCGCATTCGTAGTACTTCCGGTAAGCTGGAGCCCAAGACCGACATCGCCGCGCTGCAGGGTCTCGATCTCGTGAAGATGCTCATGCACGACAACGCATGGCATCGCGAAACCGCGCAACGCGTCCTCGTCCAGCGCAAGGATGCCGCCACCATCCCCTTCCTGGAGAAGCTCGCGGCCAATGGCAGCCCGGTCGCCCGCGTGCATGCCTTCTGGACGCTCGAAGGCATGGGCGCGCTGAAGGCCCAGCATCTCGCCGCTCCGCTGAAGGACAAGGACGCGAAGGTCCAAGCTTCCGCACTCTGGGCTACCACGCGCTTGGATGCCTCCGAGCTCTCCAAGCTGGAACCGATCCTCGTTTCCCTGAAGCCAGCCGAGATCGAAGACGCTCCCTACCTCGCCCGCGCGCTGGGCCCGGTCGGCACGCCGAAGGCCCTTGAGGCGCTGGCCAAGCTGCTGAAGGACGAGTCCAAGGCCCGCTTCATCCGCGAGGCCGCCATCTCCGGCCTGCACGGCCACGAAGCCGAATTCAAGAAGCTCGCCGATCCGAAGGACAAGGCGCTCGCCGGATGGCTGGAGCAAGGTGAGAAGAACGCCAAGCCCGACACCCAAGGCCCGGGCCTCAAGGGCGCGGAGCTTGCCTCGTGGACCCGCGGCAAGGCGCTCTACGCCGGTGAAGCCGTGTGCTTCAGCTGCCACGGCCCGGACGGCAGCGGCGTGACCCAGCTCGGCCCGCCCCTTGATGGCTCCGAGTGGATCACCGGCAAGCCCGAGACCCTGGTGAAGATTCTCCTTCACGGCATGACCGGTCCCGTGACCGTGGCCGGCGAGACCTACACGCCCAGCACGGACATGCCCGCGCTCGGCATGAACCCGATGTTCACCGACGAGAAGATCGCCGACGTGATGACCTACGTCCGCAACGAGTGGAGCAACAAGGCCCCCGTCGTCACCCCTGCCGAAGTGAAGAAAGTCCGCGAAGCCACCAAGGACCGCAGCGGCCGCCCCTGGACCGAAGCGGAGCTGAAGTGA
- a CDS encoding periplasmic heavy metal sensor, giving the protein MSMGRARFLWVAVTVLLAAGTSLLVLRLVDHPEHDKRHHGHGSHSEADFHAWMHEQLSLTPAQHDALEPVETAFEKERLDLRNEISAAGRALADAVRQGKAESPEVEAALKRLNAAQAELQRATLDHFFAMKEHLDPAQAEKLLQWTHDSILPD; this is encoded by the coding sequence ATGAGCATGGGGCGGGCTCGATTCCTGTGGGTTGCTGTCACGGTGCTTTTGGCGGCGGGGACCTCGCTGCTGGTCCTGCGCCTTGTGGATCATCCGGAGCACGACAAACGGCATCACGGTCACGGCTCGCACTCGGAGGCGGACTTTCACGCATGGATGCACGAGCAGCTTTCCCTCACTCCCGCCCAGCACGATGCCTTGGAGCCAGTGGAGACCGCCTTCGAGAAGGAGCGGCTAGACCTGCGGAACGAAATCTCCGCCGCAGGGCGCGCGCTCGCCGATGCAGTGCGGCAGGGGAAGGCGGAATCCCCGGAGGTGGAGGCCGCCCTCAAGCGCCTGAATGCGGCCCAAGCCGAGCTCCAACGCGCGACTCTCGATCACTTCTTCGCGATGAAGGAGCACCTTGATCCCGCGCAGGCGGAGAAGCTTTTGCAGTGGACCCATGACAGTATCCTCCCTGACTGA
- a CDS encoding RNA polymerase sigma factor, with amino-acid sequence MTVSSLTEIAALAGLPAITADEAAERELIRAAQTGCESAFCELIERHQQRIYHFCFHYLRDAGDAREACQDTFIRAHRALASFKPKARLGTWLFQIALNLCRDQLKSGRAKQERLTDSEDACLREMACSRPSPDEVAVRHADLVKLDRGLAQLPPGLRDVLVLSCLEGLSHGECAVILKCSERAVEGRLYRAREKLAAWWGGEER; translated from the coding sequence ATGACAGTATCCTCCCTGACTGAGATCGCGGCGCTTGCAGGGCTGCCTGCGATCACTGCGGATGAGGCGGCGGAGCGGGAGCTGATTCGCGCGGCGCAGACGGGCTGCGAATCGGCCTTCTGCGAGCTGATCGAGCGCCACCAGCAGCGGATCTACCATTTCTGCTTTCACTACCTGCGGGATGCAGGTGATGCGCGCGAAGCCTGTCAGGATACTTTCATCCGGGCGCATCGTGCGCTGGCATCGTTCAAGCCGAAGGCGCGGCTGGGGACATGGTTGTTCCAGATCGCGCTGAATCTCTGTCGCGATCAGTTGAAGTCAGGGCGGGCCAAGCAAGAACGGCTAACGGATTCCGAGGACGCGTGCTTGAGAGAGATGGCCTGCTCGCGTCCCAGCCCGGACGAGGTGGCGGTGAGGCATGCGGATCTCGTGAAGTTGGATCGCGGTTTGGCTCAGTTGCCGCCGGGGCTACGGGACGTGCTGGTGCTGTCTTGCCTGGAGGGCTTGAGCCACGGCGAGTGTGCGGTTATCCTGAAATGTTCCGAGCGTGCGGTGGAGGGGCGGCTTTATCGGGCGCGGGAGAAGCTGGCGGCGTGGTGGGGCGGGGAGGAACGCTAG